In the genome of Pseudomonas protegens, one region contains:
- a CDS encoding response regulator transcription factor produces the protein MHSVLIVDDHPVVRLAVKVLLEKHDMQVVGETDNGLDALELVREHVPNVVILDIGIPKLDGLKVLSRIKALGLPTEVLVLTSQSVESFCKRCIQLGARGFVNKEEDLSNLVVALNAVLAGYTFYPSQVTDVSRPAAEQLSETELIGSLTDREMIVLQYLAQGYSNKAISEKLFLSNKTVSTYKARLLQKLGLGSQVGLAEFAKRHGLII, from the coding sequence ATGCACAGCGTATTAATAGTGGATGATCATCCCGTCGTCCGACTGGCGGTGAAGGTTCTGCTGGAAAAGCACGATATGCAGGTGGTGGGCGAAACCGATAACGGGCTGGATGCGCTAGAGCTGGTACGCGAGCATGTTCCGAATGTGGTGATTCTCGATATCGGCATTCCCAAACTCGATGGCCTCAAGGTGCTGTCCCGGATCAAGGCACTGGGCTTGCCCACCGAGGTTCTGGTGCTGACTTCACAGTCCGTCGAGAGCTTTTGCAAGCGCTGCATCCAGCTTGGCGCTAGAGGCTTCGTCAACAAGGAAGAAGACCTGAGCAATCTGGTGGTGGCGCTGAATGCGGTGCTGGCCGGCTACACCTTTTATCCTTCCCAGGTCACCGATGTGTCCAGGCCGGCTGCCGAGCAGTTGTCCGAGACCGAGCTGATTGGCTCGCTGACCGATCGGGAAATGATCGTGCTGCAGTATCTGGCTCAGGGTTATTCCAACAAGGCCATCAGCGAGAAGCTGTTTCTCAGCAACAAGACCGTCAGCACCTACAAGGCCCGCTTGTTACAGAAACTCGGGCTGGGCTCGCAAGTTGGCCTGGCAGAGTTCGCCAAGCGCCATGGGCTGATTATCTGA
- a CDS encoding EAL domain-containing protein encodes MQQLNVLVVEDEPLQRLVTITALRKVIPGQVHEAISGSQALALLESCEAMDIAICDLKMPGMDGLAFLRHASHSGKLRAVILCSQIDLALRNTTVSMIKRLGLHFLGSLSKPFNLERLTTLLNRYQPLRHDLGSPLPRIALPTLSDVVRGLDNGEFEPYYQPKVALDTAALQGAETLARWNHPQLGVLPPSHFLTIMEDHNLLDRLFWQLFDQGLALRRKLARKDLALNFSFNLHPAQLASPTLTESVTSLLTLFQVPSSCITFEITETCVLGASACNLENLVRLRLMGCGLAMDDFGAGFASLQRLCELPFNQIKLDGNFVRKMKHHPASRAIIRYTLALGDALGMKVIIEGVETHEQQEQLLQLGGALAQGFLFARPMPESHFIAYCSKHSSSPLTP; translated from the coding sequence ATGCAACAGCTGAACGTTCTAGTTGTGGAAGATGAGCCCCTGCAACGCCTGGTCACCATCACTGCGTTAAGGAAGGTCATACCCGGCCAGGTTCATGAAGCCATCAGCGGCAGTCAGGCATTGGCGCTGTTGGAAAGTTGTGAAGCCATGGACATTGCCATCTGCGATCTGAAAATGCCCGGCATGGATGGCCTGGCCTTTCTGCGTCACGCCAGCCACAGCGGCAAACTGCGCGCGGTCATCCTCTGCAGCCAGATTGATCTGGCGCTGCGCAACACCACCGTGTCCATGATCAAGCGCCTGGGCCTGCATTTTCTTGGAAGCCTGAGCAAACCCTTCAACCTGGAACGCCTGACCACCTTGCTGAACCGCTACCAGCCCTTGCGCCATGACCTGGGCAGCCCGCTCCCGCGCATTGCCCTGCCCACCCTGAGCGATGTGGTGCGTGGTCTGGACAATGGAGAGTTCGAGCCTTACTACCAACCCAAGGTGGCGCTCGATACCGCGGCACTGCAAGGCGCCGAAACCCTGGCGCGCTGGAACCACCCCCAACTGGGCGTGCTGCCACCCTCGCACTTCCTGACCATCATGGAAGACCACAACCTGCTGGATCGACTGTTCTGGCAGTTGTTCGATCAAGGCCTGGCCCTGCGGCGCAAACTGGCGAGAAAGGACCTTGCGCTGAACTTTTCCTTCAACCTGCACCCTGCGCAACTGGCCTCGCCGACGCTGACCGAGTCCGTCACCTCCTTGTTGACGCTGTTCCAGGTGCCTTCAAGTTGCATCACCTTTGAAATCACCGAAACCTGTGTGCTGGGCGCGTCTGCCTGCAACCTGGAAAACCTGGTGCGTCTGCGCCTGATGGGCTGCGGCCTGGCCATGGACGATTTCGGCGCCGGCTTCGCCTCCTTGCAACGCCTATGCGAACTGCCGTTCAACCAGATCAAGCTGGACGGCAACTTCGTGCGCAAGATGAAACATCACCCCGCCAGCCGCGCCATCATCCGCTACACCTTGGCCCTGGGTGACGCCCTGGGAATGAAAGTGATCATCGAAGGCGTGGAAACCCATGAACAGCAGGAGCAACTCTTGCAGTTGGGTGGCGCGCTTGCCCAGGGTTTTCTATTTGCCCGCCCCATGCCGGAAAGTCACTTCATCGCCTATTGCAGCAAGCACTCAAGTTCCCCGTTGACGCCTTAA
- a CDS encoding fimbrial protein gives MKFSKMAAAVAAVILSGTSVLAMAAGQGGGKVNFKGNINDSPCSISSGSLEQVVEFDSISNSALKNGGKSALKPFSIKLNGCDLGSLKSATVTFTGAPSAANPDLLGFQGGTAKGASLAIADRNGTLIKLGSSSDPQNLSDGESALNFTAYLQGDMLAPETEGGEAKPATVVAGTFDTVANFTLAYQ, from the coding sequence ATGAAATTCAGCAAAATGGCTGCAGCTGTAGCAGCAGTGATACTCAGTGGCACTTCGGTTTTGGCCATGGCGGCGGGCCAGGGCGGTGGCAAGGTCAACTTCAAGGGCAACATCAACGACTCTCCTTGCTCGATTTCCAGTGGCTCCCTGGAGCAGGTGGTGGAGTTCGACTCGATCTCCAACAGCGCGCTGAAAAATGGTGGAAAGTCCGCTCTGAAGCCGTTCTCCATCAAGCTCAACGGCTGCGACCTGGGCTCGCTGAAAAGTGCCACCGTGACCTTCACCGGCGCGCCTTCGGCGGCCAACCCTGATCTGCTGGGCTTCCAGGGCGGTACTGCCAAGGGCGCGAGCCTGGCGATCGCCGATCGCAATGGCACCCTGATCAAGCTCGGCTCGTCCTCCGATCCGCAGAATCTTTCCGACGGTGAAAGTGCGCTGAACTTCACGGCCTATCTGCAAGGCGACATGCTGGCTCCCGAAACCGAAGGCGGCGAGGCCAAGCCGGCCACCGTGGTCGCGGGTACTTTTGATACTGTGGCCAACTTTACCCTGGCGTATCAGTAA
- a CDS encoding fimbrial protein, which produces MRRINLIGRVLCGLCTVLMVGNLEAATPGGLYVYVNFEVFDPANCSVNVLQTKIDFAEVKIDEINGREGARKIAYQISCNNPSQSPALKLKFVGSPGFNAEVLQTSTSNLGVRFLVNGKQQPVNSEFSVNYASVPTLEAVLDAKPGSVLRTGAFTANAVLVITQE; this is translated from the coding sequence ATGAGACGGATAAACCTGATTGGGCGTGTGCTGTGTGGCCTGTGCACTGTCTTGATGGTGGGAAACCTAGAGGCCGCCACTCCGGGTGGGCTGTATGTGTATGTGAACTTTGAAGTGTTCGATCCTGCCAATTGCAGCGTGAATGTGCTTCAAACAAAGATAGATTTTGCCGAGGTCAAGATTGATGAGATCAATGGGCGCGAGGGCGCCAGGAAGATTGCTTATCAGATCAGTTGCAACAATCCCTCCCAGTCACCCGCACTCAAACTGAAGTTTGTCGGCTCCCCCGGCTTCAATGCTGAAGTGTTGCAGACCAGTACCAGCAACCTCGGCGTGCGCTTTCTGGTGAATGGCAAGCAACAGCCCGTCAACAGCGAGTTCTCGGTGAACTACGCCTCTGTACCCACGCTGGAGGCTGTGCTGGATGCCAAGCCCGGCAGCGTTTTGCGAACGGGTGCCTTCACTGCCAACGCGGTGCTCGTTATCACTCAGGAGTAA
- a CDS encoding molecular chaperone: MIKPTTLVALLLAFFNAQAMAALALGSSRIIIQAPKTRAVVMVHNRSPHSAYLAQSWIEDAQGQKPERAPVVALPPIQRLEARQDNQLNIQVLPQVADLPQDRETLFYLNVREVPPRGEDKEVIQIALQRRIKVIYRPQRIRPLTVGLTSPWLSALTLCKEQSGGFQLNNATPYHVTLIEAFGDESGVAPVTDFKPMEIPPYSERRLEGQFAPGLQRPTLVYINDFGGRGQLSFDCLDGVCTVIQNSVRS, translated from the coding sequence ATGATTAAACCCACCACTCTCGTTGCTTTGCTGTTGGCTTTCTTTAACGCGCAAGCGATGGCGGCGCTGGCCCTTGGTAGTTCGCGAATCATCATCCAGGCGCCCAAGACACGTGCCGTGGTCATGGTGCATAACCGTTCCCCCCATAGCGCTTATCTTGCCCAGTCCTGGATCGAGGATGCTCAAGGGCAAAAGCCTGAACGCGCGCCCGTGGTGGCCTTGCCGCCGATCCAGCGCCTGGAGGCCCGGCAGGACAACCAGTTGAACATCCAGGTGCTGCCGCAGGTGGCTGATCTGCCCCAGGATCGGGAAACACTGTTCTATCTGAATGTGCGTGAGGTTCCCCCGCGCGGCGAAGACAAGGAGGTCATCCAGATCGCTCTGCAACGGCGGATAAAAGTCATTTACCGGCCACAAAGAATACGTCCGCTCACGGTCGGCCTCACCAGTCCCTGGCTGTCGGCCTTGACCTTGTGCAAAGAACAAAGCGGAGGCTTTCAGCTGAACAATGCCACTCCCTACCATGTGACCCTCATCGAGGCCTTCGGTGATGAGTCCGGCGTAGCGCCTGTCACGGACTTCAAGCCCATGGAAATTCCGCCTTACAGTGAGCGTCGCCTTGAGGGCCAGTTCGCTCCGGGCCTCCAGCGGCCGACATTGGTCTATATCAATGATTTTGGCGGGCGTGGGCAATTGAGCTTCGACTGCCTGGATGGCGTGTGCACCGTCATACAGAACAGTGTCCGCTCATGA